A single Melopsittacus undulatus isolate bMelUnd1 chromosome 11, bMelUnd1.mat.Z, whole genome shotgun sequence DNA region contains:
- the SLC16A3 gene encoding monocarboxylate transporter 4: MGAVVADDGPSGVKAPDGGWGWAVLFGCFIITGFSYAFPKAVSVFFKELIREFGIGYSDTAWISSILLAMLYGTGPLCSVCVNRFGCRPVMLVGGLFASMGMVIASFCTSIVQIYLTAGVITGLGLALNFQPSLIMLNRYFDKRRPLANGLSAAGSPVFLCALSPLGQILQHEYGWRGGFLILGGMLLNCCVCGALMRPLEPPKKPEATKDPAEKKAKKKLLDFSVFKDGGFVIYTLAASIMVLGLFVPPVFVVSYAKDLGYQDTKAAFLLTILGFIDIFARPICGMVAGLKWVRPRCVYLFSFAMIFNGFTDLMGSMSVDYGGLVVFCIFFGISYGMVGALQFEVLMAIVGTQKFSSAIGLVLLAEAMAVLIGPPSAGKLLDATKRYMFVFIIAGIEVTTSAIVLALGNFFCIKKKPEEPHTKEEAAEREELNKSEDKTPEDAKVDSIEVEQFLKDEPEKNGEVVTNPETCV; encoded by the exons ATGGGAGCTGTAGTAGCTGACGATGGTCCATCTGGTGTTAAAGCCCCTGAtggaggctggggctgggccGTCCTTTTTGGCTGTTTTATCATCACAGGATTCTCCTATGCCTTTCCTAAGGCAGTTAGTGTCTTCTTCAAAGAACTTATCCGGGAATTTGGCATTGGATATAGTGACACCGCATGGATTTCCTCTATTCTGTTGGCCATGCTTTATGGAACAG GTCCACTCTGTAGTGTATGTGTCAACCGCTTTGGCTGTCGCCCTGTCATGCTGGTGGGTGGCCTTTTTGCCTCCATGGGGATGGTGATTGCCTCCTTCTGCACAAGCATTGTTCAGATCTATCTAACTGCAGGTGTGATTACTG GTTTGGGACTGGCACTAAACTTTCAGCCTTCACTCATCATGTTAAACCGTTACTTTGACAAACGCCGTCCGTTAGCCAATGGGCTATCTGCTGCGGGGAGTCCAGTGTTTCTTTGTGCTCTCTCACCGTTGGGGCAGATACTACAACACGAATATGGCTGGAGAGGAGGATTCCTTATACTGGGTGGGATGCTGCTCAACTGCTGTGTATGTGGCGCATTAATGAGACCTTTGGAGCCACCAAAAAAGCCTGAAGCTACCAAAGACCCAgctgagaagaaagcaaagaaaaaacttCTGGATTTCAGCGTTTTTAAAGATGGTGGTTTTGTAATCTACACGCTAGCAGCCTCTATCATGGTGCTTGGCCTCTTTGTTCCCCCAGTTTTCGTTGTGAGTTATGCCAAGGATTTAGGATATCAAGACaccaaagcagcttttcttctaaCTATTCTGGGATTCATTGACATCTTTGCTCGGCCTATTTGTGGAATGGTAGCTGGTCTTAAATGGGTTAGACCACGCTGTGTCTACCTCTTCAGTTTTGCTATGATTTTCAATGGCTTTACAGATCTCATGGGTTCTATGTCTGTTGATTATGGTGGCCTGGTggtgttttgtattttctttggcATTTCTTATGGAATGGTAGGTGCTCTTCAGTTTGAAGTTCTCATGGCTATTGTGGGTACCCAGAAGTTTTCCAGCGCTATTGGCTTAGTGCTCCTGGCAGAAGCTATGGCTGTTCTAATTGGTCCACCATCAGCAG gaaaactcCTGGATGCAACAAAGAGGtacatgtttgtttttattattgctgGAATTGAAGTTACCACCTCAGCAATTGTATTGGCCTTGGGAAATTTCttctgcattaagaaaaaacCAGAAGAACCACACAcaaaagaagaagcagcagaaagagagGAATTAAACAAATCTGAAGACAAAACTCCTGAAGATGCCAAGGTGGACTCTATTGAAGTGGAGCAGTTTCTGAAAGATGAGCCTGAAAAAAATGGTGAAGTTGTAACTAACCCAGAAACATGTGTGTAA